Genomic segment of Benincasa hispida cultivar B227 chromosome 1, ASM972705v1, whole genome shotgun sequence:
CGACTGGGCAGGATCTAAAGAAAACAGAAGATCAACCTCAAGgtattgtgtttttgttggtggtaatttgatttcttagaagagtaagaagcaaaatgtggtGTCATGTTCAAGTGCAGAATCAAAATATAGAGCAATGACACAATCTGAATGTGAATTGATTTTGATATATTAACTTCTTATTGAGTTGGAATTTGAAATCACCACACCGACAAAGttgtggtgtgataatcaagTAGCACTTCATACTGCTTCTAATCCAGCTTTTAATGAaaggactaaacatattgaagttgattgacattttgtacgtgagaaaattcaacaagggTTGGTATCCACGGGATATGTGAAGACTGAAGAACAATTAGGAGATATCTTCACGAAAGCATTGGATGGAAGACGTATAGATTATCTATGTAACAAGTTgggcatgattaacatatatgctccaacttgagggggagtgttataattctataattagggttttccattcttgtaaatattttgtgatattttccttttttatgctTTGTActcttgtatatattcatatctttggtgaatgaataaagtATTCTAactctttctcaaacctaagagttttaaaGCTTAGCGTTCCTCCTTGACCGAATGCAAGTCTTGCAAAAATCTAACATCTAAATGAGATATGAAGGTCGGAGATGGGAGTCTGGGATATAGACTTTACTTTAACGTTGAGAACTAATATGAAAGACAAAATTGAGAAATCATGAGGTGAACTAGAAGTGTTATAAGCTATAAGTAATGAATTATGCACATTTCTACTTATAAATTAACGTATTATGTGGATTGACTTTCTAAGGGCTTAAATAAGTGTTTCAAACTACAAAGAAAGTATTCTTAAGTACttagaaagtcaatccaaatatgCTATAAAGCGGTTGTTGTAGCCAGCTTCCAAATTCAATACTAAAAGAAATATACTTTTACTAACTAACAACGGTGATTCTTAGCAACTAAATTATCTTACAAATTGGAAGTTTTAAACTTAGAAGATTCCAAGTGTTCCACCAAATCCTAAATATTTGAACCTACTGCACCAACTCTGCAAAACACAACAATGTAAAACACATTAACTGCTTTCTCTTTTACACTTGGATGCCATTATATaccaaataaaaatatgaaaaggacaaaaatggaaaaaagagaaCCCCATAACTAGAAAACCAGTAATTCAAGACAATATCAGTCAAAGAACCTTCTGAGACAATCTACCAGCAGTGGGTGCATATTGATTGCACAGCAACCATCCAGGCTGAGTAAggtaaacattatattgtaGACTTCTTGGGACAATAGGGGATACTAATAGATAAGAGATAATTACAATGAAATtaatcttttagtttttttattctaGTAGAGAAGGTATGAGAAAAACATATTTCTAGACAACTTACTTGCTTTGTTTTGATTTCTACGATATGTTGCAGAGATAAAAATAGGGCTTCTTTTCGACACCACAAACTAGAAGCTAAATACTCCTATCCTATAAGCTTGTCTCATTATTATGATCATCTTCCTCAATAACACTCTTAATAAATCTCTCTCATTCAGATGTGACCTCCGTTCATTCATGTATCCATCCTAGCTCCGATGTCACATCATTTCTAAAAGAAACCTAAAATCATAAATGATGGGACAACTCCCAAACAAAGTTTCTTTTGGTGGAGGTTTCCTCTACCTGCAGACCTAATGAGAAAATACTCAAAGTCAATAAAATGCTTACTAACAAAACATTTTAACTCAAAACAGTTTAAGTCAATGGCTAGATCTTGTTTCAAACCTCTTGGTAGTGTTTACTTCGAAGATTGAAAGGTGAAAGAGGCAGCAAAACAACCTTTGTGATAACACATGCTAAGACGAGAATCAAGATCAAATGAGAAGgatacataaatctcaacattcCATATGATGGATTATATATAGTTTATCATAGCCAAATAGTTTCACTTACAACCTAAGTATAAGTACCAAGAGATTAATTATCACTTCAAGTTTCACTCAATATTCAATTCTTTAAATCTCAGTGTTCCTCCTATTGTTATAGAAAATCTAAACTGTTCTAGAAAAAATTGGTGTATAAAGAGATCAAAATTAGacatattataacaatttcctACTATTTTATCTATACAGTAACAACTTAAGCTAACTATTAGCCAGCAATCCTCCAAGCCTCCCAATATAAATGATATGCTATATAAACCAAAAGAGCAACACAAAACCAACGAGCTGAAGCATGTTTCAACACAAACCTTACAAGTAGGATCCACAGAGGAAGAGATTATGATAGCATTGGATCCTCCATAGCCAACAACAATATCAGTAACAGGTAGATTATGCCCAGTGAAACTATGATCATAAAAATGTTTTCCTTCCCTTTGCCATCCATCATCAAATACCCTGGAATAAACATGTTAGTAAGAAGAATTTCTACGAAgcctaaacacacacacacGAGGAAAGGATAAAATTTCATACGTTATAATGACCATGCCATTTCTTAAGCAGTCTACCGCTCAAAACCTCAACAATGAGCATATCATCTTATACTACAGCAAAGAATATGCCAATTAATGGAATGGGGGATGACAAATATAGTTTTCCACAAATAAGGAATTCTAGAGTTTAATGTCACAGAATAAATTACTAATCAAGCTTTACCTCCCATAAGTATAAACTAACCATTCCATTAGACAAGCACTTAACTTCCAATGTCACAAAAAGTGAGGACTGGTTTAAACTAACCAGTTTACGAATTCAGAATCTTACATAGGACATTATGTGATGGGACAATGACGAATAAGTTCAATAAGCTTGAATTCACCCCAAGCTACAATAAACTTGAGTTCACTCGAAACCTTTAATAAAACAACAGAAAATGggcaaatataaatataaacaagCAAACATGATCAATTTGTGCAGTATCAATGGAACAATAGCATCATATTATTGACAAACTACCTATTTTACAAAGTTTTGAACAATGTTGAATTAGGTCCATGAAATTAACAAAACAAGGAATAAGTAATCCAATAACTTGGTCATatgagaaaataataaatacttaCAACCTATATTGTTTATTCAAGCATGaaaaacttagaaaaaaaagaaagaaacaaaattacacaaaaaaaacaaaaattagttatgaagaaaaaaattatacagTCTGAAAGTTCATACCCAATGCAATAACTTGGAGAATTCAAAAGGCAATCCAAAACTTAAATCTTCTCTTAAATACAAAGATTTGAACCCAATTCTTGATAATAGCAAAACTTCTCTAAGTGAGTCTTCGGGAACCTACTAACTGAAATTCGCTCAGTTTCAATGATACAAAAGATGTAGCAAGATTCACTTTCCCTTTTATTTGAAATGCATCAGTCCCTATTAAGcacaaaccatttaaaaaagataaatatgttacaaaaattaaaatgtttcaaGTGAAACCCCAGCGGGAGGCCCGCACGACGGGCTATTAGCTCAGTGGTAGAGCGCGCTTGGATTTACAATTATTCATTACAGACAAACACAAAATACGAAAAAATGAGGTGAAAAGAAATACATAATATGTTACATATGTaactttataattaatattatgaaCAAAAAAGTGAATAGAAAGTATCAAAAATTTTGGAAAGAACCAAAGTTCCAGattattacaaaaattaaaatgtttcaaGTGAAACTTTAATCTTCTTAATGAAAAACCATTAAAGTCTAAGTTCCACTTCCACCACTAAAATCCTTGAAATCAAATAACCACCAAAAGGGAGAATAAAAGAGCATTTTGTTATTCTAGAAAGTTGGGGAAGAAAGTTGAGTTTTCTTCCCTGTTTTAATAGTTATCTTGAAATCAAACAAGATCCATAAGAGAGTgtagagaaaaaataataaacataattaAGTGGAATTTCCTAGTTCCCTCGAATAGTTTACCTGCAACaatgaagaagaacaaaaacaagaacTGAATATTAATCATTAACTCAAAAAATAAGCGGACATTGTTTGGAAGGAGGAATTAATGCATAGAAGACAACATCAATCGTCGGCACCATCCTCGTCCACAAATTATATTTTCATTCTCTAACCAAACAAAAATCAACAGTAAGAATCAAACTTATCtcataaacaaatttttaaaaccaaaatattaATAGCAAAATTACTTCCTAACTCTGCAGTTTCTCCGTGTCGAAAATACAAGCTTCATATGGAGAGATTTTTGAACATCCTATCGATTCAAGTACTTTGCTACAATGTCTCCTGCACACGGATCTAAAACTCCCTGTCCAGCCTGAAGAAAACTTTGGATCGAACACaaatttcaaatcacacaaCCGGAGCAAAAAAGCAAGATCCTCCCTACATTTCTTTTGATACAAAGATAAGAAAAGTTCATAGATCTTCTGATGATAAAGGAAAGCTCATAGAAAGTGTGCTAAAAAATACTAGCCGATAAAAAGTGTGCACGTGTAGTTGATTCCATGTCAACTCATAAGTTTAATGATGAAAACTTAAAGCAAACAAACTTCCAATAAAAGTAGATGCCATCATTTTACAGAAAGATGTGGAGTAAAGCATACAAAACTTAGGGAAAAAGGtatagttgcaaatatagacattataTCCAAAATATtaacagatataacataatgtaaaaaaaaattataaatatgaccaaatttaaatagtctatcagtgatagaccatattattagAGTCTATTAGACCATATCATTGGTagagtttatcaatgatagaagtatATCGCTAATAAATTtgagagtctatcaacgataaaaGTCTATatctgcaattttttttttatgatgttATATACttagttattattcctaaaaatgttatcaattgTAATTACGAAAAAAAAGTTACTTACTGGAGTAGAgtaaccaaaaacaaaaacaaattccaCAAAAATTCTCTAATTGAAGtgaagcataaaactaaaagaCATTTAATGGAAATGGAGTGGAGTAAAGCTCTGCACGGAAGATATCAACTCGTTAAGAATTGTGGTAGGAAGCACGACTCAACTTCAAAGTAAATTTTATGCCACCAACATCCCAACGTTCTAAAAAGACAGAACTAACTAAAACACAACAAAAATAAGAATGccaaaaaaattaacttttttaacCTAGTAcaaatcaaatatgtgaattagATGTGTGTTGATTTATCTAACTCTCTTGTCTataaatttttccttttaaatctaTTTGTAAAGTATGAAAAGAAGTATTTGGTCAATAATATCAAGTTGCGAGTTGACAAAAAGGTCACTTAGACTTTGCAAATCAGTCCTAGCCTCTGCCTCGGCGCAAAAACTCTCCTACTGGATGCATTCGAACTCTTGTTGACTACGGAGGTTGTCCTGTTCAAACTTAACAGATCTGTCAGCAGGCTCCATAACCAAAGTCTCCAAAGACATACTTGACCCTAAAGATTGAGCATGAGTCAACTGGTGTGGTGTTGTGAAATCTTGGTCGCGAAAGCTCTGTTTCCATTGGTGAGGCTCGTAATCCGAAGGACCATAATACCAATCCTAGACGAATCCACATGGTGCTGGCATCCACTGCAACCTTGGACATGTTTCCATGGGATGCCCCTCGAGTAGGCAACTCCCGCACACCTCTACTTGTTGCGACCTCCTTCTCACCAAGTGGCGAACCAAGGaagtcaactcaacaagctcaTGGTGAAAGCTACTTACCTCGTCATAAAAATTTGCAACTTAACCTTCAGACGTCGAAGACTGATTTAGAAATCCTGTCATGCTCAACTgatacaaaaagaaaacaaatcaaagcaaaagaaactttaactaaaaactaactaagAAGAACTAATTGGCTTCCCTGGCAACGGTGCCAATTTGACAGCAGGAAttttgggattgttttatccacagtaagggaacatgcatcgcataccgcgtccaatggattttagttgtcgagtaaaattgacttctaatttcccatcatcaagtttttggtgtcatTGCCAGGGACTTGGcaactaaatgtttgttaagttttatttctctgcgagcaaactttttatcttgggtgtattgcagcttgtgcgaccaggttgcaaacaatattgaagtgtaggcgatgcgctgaaagccaatgttgaccccaaggtagaagggcaatcaatCGCAAAAGAGTTGAAGGTAATTGAAAGCACATGACGGccgcatgcgcccaacaattgtcggaagttccaatggtcagggcaacttgacccaagtAGTTGAAaaccatctcctgcatggaagactccttgcggtgacaacactcttatttttccagggatgtcttctactctatcaTTACTTcgctttcttagtataggttatttatttttattgttattttggatatatggatgcttccttggttgtggtacgtttgctcttgtaggtgcaacaataagtctcctcgatTCATAGTTCAACGGAAGAACTCCTTTcatcattcaacgcatggcttcgatcgtGTGAATTCCAATGCATGAGCGCATGAGTTGTTCTGTCTAAGGTCTTTTCtcgttatcttgtatgccttatccttttgaaattcatcCTTTCCCGATTGcattgttttgcgatgtttctatgatggcaTATATAGTTCACCACATTTTCCAACTAATCAATGCAAGgcattctttaattttattagctttttcaaattttgaaagtcttaagttttattctgtgaaaacctttgttcaaacatttattatcgcattctagtaattttgtatttagctttgcggtgagaatgctgccaacctctaagtttgggggtggcagcgttcctggagaattgcgttcattatattgcgatcaattgaaaaaaaaaagttgaagtgagattttgagaataataactccattatcaatgcaatggggaaacccgtgttgataagagttaagttgtgaaaggcacttgctcgaagttagatgttcgcatgacacacgtgggggcaagccaaaacgaaggcaagtcacCAGAATCAATGCATTAGCACAACTCCTTTGTCCAGCGCAAGACAAAACAAaagagacaagagttgagttgaatatggaacgcaattgaagttggatgcccacttgacacacgtgggggtaagccaaaacgaaggacGTAACCAGGTTCAGcaccgcatttgaataagtcatcgtaaagttttgaagtatttttgaaTGAATGCATTATCAAAAGCTAAACAAaaagttgcggtgaatgaataaaagctTTTGAGAAAAGGCT
This window contains:
- the LOC120083848 gene encoding protein ROOT INITIATION DEFECTIVE 3-like isoform X2, translating into MKLVFSTRRNCRVRKVFDDGWQREGKHFYDHSFTGHNLPVTDIVVGYGGSNAIIISSSVDPTCKSWCSRFKYLGFGGTLGIF
- the LOC120083848 gene encoding uncharacterized protein LOC120083848 isoform X1, which encodes MKLVFSTRRNCRVRKVFDDGWQREGKHFYDHSFTGHNLPVTDIVVGYGGSNAIIISSSVDPTCKHVLSQRLFCCLFHLSIFEVNTTKRSAGRGNLHQKKLCLGVVPSFMILGFF